One genomic window of Campylobacter fetus subsp. fetus includes the following:
- a CDS encoding response regulator: MKVLIIENEIYLAQSISSKLADFGYSCEIASCTTDALKDDKFDVVLLSTGLIGQDFYQVIKKHSRSIIILLISYISNDTVSNPIKAGADDYIQKPFMIEELVRKIKLFESYKKYEILNKTYQSLIESFVKTYKTPKYDFKKLRMPFLIVTDKNQYADSFVFNYAKELNLAYEIIDLDSENTADIIKNLKPNSFIYITEFDKLKADSRDEFLNLISNQNVVISSNVDLNILNLDKVIINTNDKGLQADEILTIDEYVKHMILCYQDTFPDTELSKRLGISRKSLWEKRKKHDLTKKK; encoded by the coding sequence ATGAAAGTTTTAATCATAGAAAACGAAATATACCTAGCTCAAAGCATATCTAGCAAACTAGCCGACTTTGGATATAGCTGTGAGATTGCGTCTTGCACAACAGATGCGCTAAAAGACGATAAATTCGATGTTGTGTTACTCTCTACGGGACTTATCGGACAAGATTTTTATCAAGTTATTAAAAAACACTCAAGATCTATAATAATACTTCTTATAAGTTACATTAGCAACGATACAGTATCTAATCCGATAAAAGCCGGGGCTGATGATTATATACAAAAACCATTTATGATAGAAGAGTTAGTAAGAAAAATAAAGCTATTTGAATCATACAAAAAATATGAAATACTAAACAAAACATATCAAAGTCTTATAGAGTCGTTTGTTAAAACATACAAAACACCAAAATACGACTTCAAAAAGCTAAGAATGCCGTTTTTGATAGTAACGGACAAAAATCAATATGCGGATAGCTTTGTTTTTAATTATGCAAAAGAGTTAAATTTGGCTTATGAAATCATAGACTTAGATAGTGAAAATACTGCAGATATAATAAAAAATTTAAAACCGAACTCATTTATATATATAACGGAATTTGATAAATTAAAAGCAGATAGTAGAGACGAGTTTTTAAACTTAATATCAAATCAAAATGTAGTCATATCTTCAAACGTGGATCTGAATATTTTAAATTTAGATAAAGTTATCATAAATACAAACGATAAAGGTTTGCAAGCCGATGAGATTTTGACAATAGATGAATATGTAAAACATATGATACTTTGCTATCAAGACACATTTCCAGATACCGAACTTTCTAAAAGACTTGGTATTTCTAGAAAATCACTCTGGGAGAAGAGAAAAAAGCATGATCTCACAAAGAAAAAATAG
- a CDS encoding branched-chain amino acid ABC transporter permease: protein MDSSLFLQQMVNGFSLGSMYALIAIGYTMVYGVLRLINFAHGDIMMVGAYAALFSMTSLSLPFGFALLFAITVAIILGVFTDRVAYKPLRKAPRISLLITAIGISFLLENVFQVIFGGTPRSFPVPSYFEQLVTIGSVNLAMTAILVPIITLFLLSVVLFILYRTKYGMAIRALAFDISTVNLMGIDANMIISIVFALGSSLAAIGGVFWALNYPSIDPLMGVLIGLKAFAAAVLGGIGSVGGAVLGGFIIGFTEVVAVALFPDLAGFKDAFAFIFLILVLLFKPTGILGYNFEKSRF from the coding sequence ATGGATAGCTCACTTTTTCTCCAACAGATGGTAAATGGTTTTAGTTTAGGCTCTATGTATGCTCTTATAGCGATAGGTTATACTATGGTTTATGGAGTTTTAAGACTTATAAATTTTGCTCATGGGGATATAATGATGGTTGGAGCGTATGCCGCTCTTTTTTCTATGACTAGTCTTAGCCTTCCTTTTGGATTTGCGCTTTTGTTTGCTATAACAGTTGCTATTATTTTAGGAGTATTTACAGATAGAGTAGCTTATAAACCGCTTAGAAAAGCTCCTAGAATCTCACTTCTTATCACGGCTATCGGTATTAGTTTTTTACTGGAAAATGTTTTTCAAGTGATATTTGGCGGAACTCCTCGATCATTTCCGGTACCGTCTTATTTTGAACAATTAGTTACTATAGGATCTGTTAACTTAGCTATGACTGCTATTTTAGTACCGATTATCACACTTTTTTTACTCTCTGTCGTACTTTTTATACTTTATAGAACAAAATACGGAATGGCAATTAGAGCTCTTGCGTTTGATATAAGCACGGTTAATCTTATGGGAATCGATGCAAATATGATTATATCTATAGTATTTGCTCTTGGTTCGTCTTTGGCTGCCATAGGCGGTGTATTTTGGGCTTTAAATTACCCTAGTATAGATCCGCTTATGGGAGTTTTGATAGGACTAAAGGCGTTTGCGGCTGCTGTGTTAGGCGGTATAGGAAGTGTTGGAGGAGCAGTGCTGGGTGGATTTATCATAGGATTTACAGAGGTCGTAGCGGTTGCTTTATTTCCTGATTTAGCTGGATTTAAAGATGCGTTTGCGTTTATATTTTTGATATTAGTTTTACTTTTTAAACCAACTGGAATTCTTGGATATAATTTTGAAAAAAGTAGGTTTTAA
- a CDS encoding bifunctional 2-C-methyl-D-erythritol 4-phosphate cytidylyltransferase/2-C-methyl-D-erythritol 2,4-cyclodiphosphate synthase — protein sequence MLDLSLIMLGAGNSTRFGLQSKKQWLRTGDDPLWLYATKNISSNYLFKDVIVVSNECEYMCKFSSHFKFIKGGETRQDSLRNAISNINSEFVMVSDIARADIPKELITKLIESAHNADCIVPALKISDSVIYQNEYINRDELKLIQTPQLSRTNMLKKALKTDNIFTDDSSAIKAIGGTVWYIEGDERAKKLTYKDDLKRLNLNSPSNDIFCGNGFDVHAFKEGDFITLCGVKIPYSKAFIAHSDGDVALHALCDALLGAASAPDIGELYPDNDSKFKDIDSKILLQNSVNLIRSIGFDIINADITIIAQSPKISPYKDAMAKIVADILGIPLHKVNIKATTTEHLGFIGRNEGIAANAIVNLKYFNWRNVL from the coding sequence TTGCTTGATCTCTCTTTGATTATGCTTGGCGCCGGAAATTCCACTCGTTTTGGTTTGCAATCAAAAAAACAGTGGCTAAGAACCGGCGATGATCCACTTTGGCTTTATGCCACAAAAAATATTAGTTCAAACTACTTATTTAAAGATGTCATAGTTGTCTCAAATGAATGTGAATATATGTGCAAATTCAGTAGTCATTTTAAATTTATAAAAGGCGGAGAAACAAGGCAAGATAGCCTTAGAAATGCTATTTCCAATATAAATAGCGAGTTCGTAATGGTAAGCGATATAGCAAGAGCGGATATACCAAAAGAGCTTATAACTAAACTTATAGAATCGGCTCATAATGCAGATTGCATAGTTCCGGCCCTTAAAATTTCTGATAGCGTAATATATCAAAACGAATACATAAACAGAGATGAATTAAAACTGATTCAGACTCCTCAACTATCACGCACAAATATGCTTAAAAAAGCATTAAAAACAGATAATATTTTTACAGATGACAGCTCTGCTATAAAAGCTATAGGGGGAACAGTCTGGTATATAGAAGGTGATGAAAGAGCAAAAAAACTTACTTATAAAGATGACTTAAAACGCCTAAACTTGAATTCTCCATCAAATGACATATTTTGCGGAAACGGTTTTGACGTGCATGCTTTTAAAGAAGGTGATTTTATAACTCTTTGCGGTGTCAAAATACCGTATTCAAAAGCTTTTATAGCTCACAGCGATGGAGACGTTGCTTTACACGCGCTTTGTGATGCGCTTCTTGGAGCTGCTAGCGCTCCTGATATAGGTGAGCTTTATCCAGATAACGACTCTAAATTTAAAGACATAGATTCAAAAATACTTTTGCAAAATAGCGTAAATTTAATAAGAAGCATAGGTTTTGATATCATAAACGCAGATATCACCATAATAGCACAAAGTCCGAAAATATCACCATACAAAGATGCTATGGCAAAAATAGTTGCCGATATATTAGGCATTCCTTTGCATAAAGTAAATATAAAAGCTACAACAACAGAACATCTTGGATTTATAGGAAGAAACGAGGGAATCGCTGCAAATGCGATTGTAAATTTAAAATACTTTAACTGGCGGAACGTTTTATGA
- a CDS encoding branched-chain amino acid ABC transporter permease has product MMCICKFRYVLFVALAVGFLFLSNSYFSEYSLRIVNNIAIFIILAISYNLINGVTGQFSLEPNGFVAIGAYAAALLLLNSDSKLYQFDVTEPSSIILAIHTTNFIFAMLVSGICATILALILAMPVFRVRGDYLAIVTLGFGFIIQLLAVNFPAYTNGSLGLNEVLRVDGDGNISRYTNIFYSGSVAIIAVVAILNLIYSKFGRAMKAVRDDEDAATAMGINTFRVKTLAFCVSAFFEGVGGALLVGLLGSVSPDQFTFMFTFQLLIIIVLGGLGSTTGAILGTILVIGGSEWLRFLDEPMNIFGYETPAFPGLRMVVFSVVLIFVMLFARRGIMGQMELGELFNKFKKVGK; this is encoded by the coding sequence ATAATGTGTATTTGTAAATTTAGATATGTTTTATTTGTAGCTTTGGCAGTCGGTTTTCTTTTTCTAAGCAATAGTTATTTTAGTGAATATTCCCTAAGAATAGTAAATAATATCGCTATTTTTATAATCCTAGCTATAAGTTATAACCTCATAAATGGAGTAACTGGTCAATTTAGTCTTGAGCCAAATGGTTTTGTTGCGATCGGAGCTTATGCGGCAGCTCTTTTGCTTTTAAACTCAGATTCAAAACTATATCAGTTTGACGTAACTGAACCTTCAAGTATCATTTTAGCTATTCATACTACAAATTTTATTTTTGCTATGCTAGTTAGTGGTATATGCGCTACTATCTTAGCGTTAATCCTAGCTATGCCTGTTTTTCGGGTAAGAGGGGATTATCTTGCTATAGTTACGCTTGGATTTGGTTTTATTATCCAGCTTTTAGCTGTAAATTTTCCTGCTTATACAAATGGCTCTCTTGGCTTAAATGAAGTTTTAAGAGTAGATGGGGATGGAAATATTAGCAGATACACAAATATATTTTATAGCGGATCGGTGGCGATAATAGCTGTTGTCGCTATTTTAAATTTAATATACTCAAAATTCGGAAGAGCTATGAAAGCAGTAAGAGATGATGAGGACGCCGCAACTGCTATGGGTATAAATACATTCAGAGTCAAAACATTGGCTTTTTGTGTGAGCGCGTTTTTTGAAGGTGTAGGGGGTGCTCTTTTGGTCGGGCTTTTAGGCAGCGTAAGCCCGGATCAATTTACATTTATGTTTACGTTCCAACTTCTTATCATTATAGTTCTTGGAGGTCTTGGAAGTACGACCGGAGCAATACTAGGAACGATTTTGGTTATAGGAGGAAGCGAGTGGTTGAGATTTTTAGATGAACCTATGAATATATTTGGCTATGAAACTCCTGCTTTTCCGGGTCTTAGAATGGTGGTATTTTCAGTAGTGCTAATATTTGTAATGCTGTTTGCTAGACGAGGAATTATGGGACAAATGGAGCTTGGAGAATTATTTAATAAATTTAAAAAGGTCGGTAAATGA
- a CDS encoding ABC transporter ATP-binding protein, whose product MINVKNLHVYYGVIEAVKGINFSVETGQIVSLIGSNGAGKTSTLNALINSVKRTGEISFLGYETRRHQTHTIVRQGISLVPEGRRVFINLTVEENLKMGAFNNSENYEHLRDAMYEFFPRLRQKKDQLAGTLSGGEAQMLAISRALMSEPKLLMLDEPSLGLAPKIVGEVFDIILKLKEEGITILLVEQNAFLALKISDYTYVLENGHIVMEGNSKDMIGNDEIKKKYLGA is encoded by the coding sequence ATGATAAATGTTAAAAATTTACACGTATATTACGGTGTTATAGAAGCAGTCAAAGGTATAAATTTCAGCGTTGAAACCGGTCAAATAGTAAGTTTGATAGGCTCAAACGGAGCTGGTAAAACATCTACTTTAAACGCCCTTATAAACTCAGTTAAAAGAACCGGAGAAATAAGTTTTTTGGGTTATGAAACAAGACGCCACCAAACGCACACCATAGTAAGACAAGGAATATCGTTAGTTCCTGAAGGAAGAAGAGTTTTTATAAATTTAACAGTAGAAGAAAATTTAAAAATGGGAGCTTTTAATAATTCAGAAAATTATGAACACTTAAGAGATGCGATGTATGAGTTTTTTCCGCGTCTTAGGCAGAAAAAAGATCAATTAGCCGGTACTTTAAGCGGTGGTGAGGCTCAGATGTTGGCTATATCGCGAGCTTTAATGAGCGAGCCAAAACTTCTTATGCTAGATGAGCCAAGTTTAGGACTAGCTCCAAAGATAGTCGGCGAAGTTTTTGACATAATTTTAAAGCTAAAAGAAGAAGGTATAACTATACTTTTAGTTGAACAAAATGCTTTTTTGGCACTTAAAATTAGTGATTATACATATGTGCTTGAAAATGGTCATATAGTTATGGAAGGTAACTCAAAAGATATGATAGGCAATGATGAAATTAAGAAAAAATATTTAGGTGCTTGA
- the ccsA gene encoding cytochrome c biogenesis protein CcsA — translation MDIFKKLFLSMGSAVILFLIFAISSGVATIIESVYNTQTAWAIVYGAGWFALVQLLLGANLAYNIVRYKLLNLKKLPALIFHVSFIFILLGAALTRYIGFEGQMHIRESGESNEISTSQSYIQLKSFDEGKTYIASEPKYISSAWGNSFKLSLDVDNKPAILTYKSFMPNATSAWVQSDKGEPVLELIFSNDTNSRSVTLKENESIEVGDISFTFNDTPKQSKFINIVLKDGKFFIKTNQNIDYMQMSDMSRGSIPKDKIVPFEGLRLYSIDGINFAPKTMLASAIKGVRQVSDNERGSDAIIATLSYNGDSKEISMLNFMPGDTVVVGGKNFEATWSPMMIKLPFSLYLKDFELKRYPGSNSPMSYSSDVIVKDGDLNMDYKIYMNHVLDHSGYRFFQSSYDMDELGTILSVNKDPGKIPTYIGYFLLGLGLFLNILNPYSRFRKLAKLVNEANIKNAAVFLIACSVIFGVSDLQAYNSLPTISKEHAQNISTIVVQSADGRMKPFDTVSHEVLNKLYRSDNYNSMNANSVFLSMMVNSSYWRNVPIIKITDKELKKVLEMPINQKYASFNDFFTKDSSDNMEYKLIKYSELANRKSPGARNQFDKDVIKADEKLNILYMVFMGELFRVIPKKDDVNNTWFSPAGAIMSFSPSEAREVTTLLQNYFDGVAIAQDSGNWEKADKTLNDIKDYQKKYGAAVMPNQKKIELELAFNKYKIFQNLTPVYLLAGFALLIVVFTRMIRPKIKINSVFKIVYIINILAFAAHTIGLGLRWYIAEHAPWSDSYESMVFIAWSLAFSGMVFARSSAISLALTSILAGVTLFVAHLSWIDPQITTLVPVLQSYWLTIHVSVITASYGFLGLCSLLGLFTLVLFALQGKKENSELSRNILEATRINEMAMILGLSLLVFGNFLGGVWANESWGRYWGWDSKETWALVSILVYAAIVHMRFVPKVNSQYAFAVASMFGYLSIIMTYFGVNFYLSGMHSYAAGDPVPVPNFVWVAFAVMIVISLLAYRNKKYSKNL, via the coding sequence ATGGATATTTTTAAAAAATTATTTTTAAGTATGGGCTCCGCTGTTATACTTTTTTTAATATTTGCTATTAGTAGCGGTGTAGCAACTATTATAGAAAGTGTTTATAATACTCAAACTGCATGGGCTATAGTTTATGGTGCTGGGTGGTTTGCTTTAGTTCAGCTTTTGCTTGGCGCAAATCTTGCATACAATATAGTTAGATACAAACTTTTAAATTTAAAAAAACTACCTGCGCTTATATTCCATGTTAGTTTTATTTTTATACTTTTAGGCGCTGCTCTTACTAGATATATCGGTTTTGAAGGCCAAATGCATATAAGAGAAAGCGGCGAGAGTAATGAAATTTCAACTTCTCAAAGCTATATTCAGCTAAAAAGTTTTGATGAGGGAAAAACTTATATAGCTTCAGAGCCAAAATATATCTCAAGCGCTTGGGGAAATAGTTTTAAATTATCTCTTGATGTAGATAATAAACCGGCTATTTTAACCTATAAAAGTTTTATGCCAAATGCTACCTCGGCATGGGTTCAAAGTGATAAAGGTGAGCCTGTTTTGGAGCTTATATTTTCTAATGATACAAATAGTAGATCAGTTACTTTAAAAGAAAATGAAAGTATCGAAGTAGGCGATATCAGTTTTACATTTAATGATACTCCAAAGCAATCTAAATTTATAAATATAGTTTTAAAAGACGGTAAGTTTTTTATTAAAACAAATCAAAATATAGATTATATGCAAATGAGCGATATGAGTAGAGGCTCTATACCAAAAGATAAAATAGTACCTTTTGAGGGATTAAGATTGTATAGTATCGACGGTATAAATTTTGCTCCTAAAACCATGCTTGCTTCAGCCATAAAAGGAGTTAGACAAGTAAGTGATAATGAGCGCGGCTCAGACGCTATCATAGCTACTTTAAGTTATAATGGAGATAGTAAAGAAATATCTATGCTTAATTTTATGCCAGGCGATACCGTAGTTGTAGGCGGTAAGAATTTTGAGGCTACTTGGTCTCCTATGATGATAAAACTTCCGTTTTCTCTTTATCTTAAAGATTTTGAATTAAAAAGATATCCAGGTTCAAACTCTCCTATGAGTTATAGTAGCGATGTTATAGTTAAAGATGGGGATTTAAATATGGATTATAAAATTTATATGAACCACGTTTTAGATCATAGTGGGTATAGATTTTTTCAAAGCAGTTATGATATGGATGAGTTAGGAACTATTCTTTCAGTAAATAAAGACCCGGGTAAAATTCCAACTTACATAGGATATTTTTTACTAGGTTTAGGATTATTTTTAAATATTTTAAATCCGTATTCAAGATTTAGAAAATTAGCTAAATTAGTTAATGAAGCAAATATTAAAAATGCCGCTGTATTCTTGATAGCCTGTAGCGTAATATTTGGAGTTAGTGATCTGCAAGCTTATAATTCGCTTCCTACTATATCTAAAGAACATGCACAAAATATCTCAACTATAGTTGTTCAAAGTGCCGATGGTAGAATGAAACCTTTTGATACGGTTAGTCATGAAGTATTAAATAAACTATACAGAAGTGATAATTACAATTCTATGAACGCAAATTCTGTTTTTTTGTCTATGATGGTAAATTCGTCTTATTGGAGAAATGTACCTATTATCAAAATAACAGATAAAGAGCTGAAAAAAGTATTAGAAATGCCTATAAATCAAAAATATGCAAGTTTTAACGATTTCTTTACTAAAGATAGCAGTGACAATATGGAGTATAAGCTGATAAAATACAGCGAACTAGCAAATAGAAAATCTCCTGGAGCTAGAAATCAGTTTGATAAAGATGTTATAAAAGCGGATGAAAAATTAAATATACTTTATATGGTATTTATGGGCGAGTTATTTAGAGTAATACCTAAAAAAGATGATGTAAATAATACATGGTTTTCTCCGGCTGGAGCTATAATGAGTTTCTCTCCTAGCGAAGCAAGGGAAGTGACTACTTTATTGCAAAATTACTTTGATGGAGTGGCTATAGCTCAAGATAGCGGAAATTGGGAAAAAGCGGATAAAACTTTAAACGATATAAAAGATTATCAAAAGAAGTATGGCGCGGCTGTTATGCCGAATCAGAAGAAAATAGAACTTGAACTTGCTTTCAATAAATACAAGATATTCCAAAATTTAACGCCCGTATATCTTTTAGCCGGTTTTGCTCTTCTTATAGTTGTATTCACAAGAATGATAAGACCAAAAATTAAGATAAATTCAGTATTCAAGATAGTTTATATTATAAATATTTTAGCTTTTGCGGCTCATACTATAGGTCTTGGACTTAGATGGTATATAGCTGAGCATGCTCCATGGAGCGATAGCTATGAAAGTATGGTGTTTATAGCTTGGTCATTAGCATTTAGCGGTATGGTTTTTGCTAGAAGTTCTGCTATATCTTTGGCTTTGACTTCTATTTTAGCGGGTGTGACTCTATTTGTTGCTCACTTAAGCTGGATAGATCCTCAGATCACTACTTTAGTTCCTGTGCTTCAAAGCTACTGGCTTACTATACATGTTAGCGTTATAACTGCTAGTTATGGATTTTTAGGTCTTTGTTCGCTTCTTGGATTATTTACTCTTGTTCTATTTGCCTTACAAGGTAAAAAAGAAAATAGTGAACTTTCAAGAAATATCTTAGAGGCTACTAGGATAAATGAGATGGCGATGATACTTGGATTAAGCCTTCTTGTGTTTGGTAACTTTTTAGGCGGAGTTTGGGCAAATGAAAGCTGGGGTAGATATTGGGGTTGGGATAGTAAAGAGACTTGGGCTTTGGTTAGTATATTAGTTTACGCTGCCATCGTTCATATGAGATTTGTCCCTAAAGTAAACTCTCAGTATGCATTTGCAGTGGCATCTATGTTTGGATATTTGTCTATTATTATGACTTATTTTGGCGTAAATTTCTATTTGTCTGGTATGCATAGTTATGCTGCAGGAGATCCAGTTCCAGTTCCAAATTTTGTTTGGGTAGCATTTGCTGTAATGATAGTTATAAGTTTATTAGCTTATAGAAATAAAAAGTATAGTAAGAATTTATAA
- a CDS encoding ABC transporter ATP-binding protein codes for MILELKDISKSFGGVQAIAKTSFGVSEGEIFGLIGPNGAGKTTMFNIITGAYTPTSGEIRFNSILLNSVKPHKIVSLGIARTFQNIRLFSSLSVLDNVLIGLNNSTKYSFLEAISHIGRFRKSENLAKQRASEILEELGIFKFRNEFANSLSYGQQRKVEIARALATNPKLLLLDEPAAGMNPSETDELAELIFSLRNKNKLSILLIEHDMKFVNRLCDKVLVLDYGKVIFEGLPSDAVQNKDVITAYLGDFLE; via the coding sequence ATGATACTTGAACTAAAAGATATCAGTAAGAGTTTTGGTGGAGTTCAAGCTATCGCAAAGACAAGTTTTGGTGTTTCAGAAGGTGAAATTTTCGGTCTTATAGGACCAAATGGCGCCGGAAAAACCACTATGTTTAATATAATAACCGGAGCATACACTCCAACTAGCGGTGAAATAAGATTTAATTCTATTTTATTAAATAGTGTTAAACCTCATAAAATAGTTAGTTTAGGTATAGCAAGAACATTTCAAAATATCAGACTTTTTAGCTCTCTTAGTGTTTTAGACAATGTTTTGATAGGTTTAAACAACTCTACAAAATACAGCTTTTTAGAAGCAATTTCTCATATAGGACGTTTTAGAAAGTCTGAAAATTTAGCCAAACAAAGAGCTTCGGAGATTCTTGAAGAACTTGGTATTTTCAAATTTAGAAATGAATTTGCAAATAGCCTTAGCTACGGTCAGCAGCGTAAAGTCGAAATAGCAAGAGCTTTAGCTACGAATCCTAAGCTGTTATTATTAGATGAGCCAGCCGCCGGTATGAATCCTAGCGAAACGGACGAATTAGCAGAGTTGATATTTAGTTTAAGAAATAAAAATAAGCTTAGTATTTTATTGATTGAGCATGATATGAAATTTGTAAATAGACTATGTGATAAAGTTTTAGTTTTGGATTATGGTAAAGTGATATTTGAAGGGCTTCCTAGTGATGCCGTACAAAATAAAGATGTTATAACTGCTTATTTGGGAGATTTTTTAGAATGA
- a CDS encoding sulfate adenylyltransferase, producing MISQRKNSTILINQEAYGTLVLIQNQILSKFTRLMNEKEAKISEESGYFEGEPMPYAYTFAPYGKRNQETIKNAKKGDRIDILKDNQIIGHIIVSSIFKLSNITHSIFRARDIELPENQRAGEFAVSGEFVIYKDDLRQIKKNIHNIIKQKNIKKVTALMLTADPFHRLHERLVRMTIDKADITILFLIRTFGSDRRLSFDLRKRTLELFRDNFLPRERVIIVPFENTYLFSDHINPVLECLAAHNFGATKLVVGQNHGGIGMFYNDNQANTVLDKYAKDLNIDIIIMPELVYCNQCRTIVSIKTCPHGQHHHIKYHPQTLKELLFEGIIPPAILMRKEISSMILSELFPNKFKNLQKIYDDLFPNSGILESHSQREFYEELMRLYQTTSLT from the coding sequence ATGATCTCACAAAGAAAAAATAGTACGATTTTAATAAATCAAGAAGCGTATGGAACGCTGGTATTAATCCAAAATCAAATTCTAAGTAAATTTACAAGACTTATGAATGAAAAAGAAGCAAAAATATCTGAAGAAAGCGGATACTTTGAAGGCGAACCGATGCCTTACGCATATACGTTTGCGCCATATGGAAAAAGAAATCAAGAAACCATAAAAAATGCCAAAAAAGGCGATAGAATAGATATTTTAAAAGATAACCAAATAATAGGCCATATCATTGTTTCATCGATATTTAAACTGAGCAATATTACTCACAGCATATTTAGAGCAAGAGATATCGAACTACCAGAAAACCAAAGAGCCGGTGAGTTTGCGGTAAGTGGCGAATTTGTGATATACAAAGATGATTTAAGACAGATAAAAAAGAACATTCATAATATAATCAAACAAAAAAATATCAAAAAAGTAACCGCTCTTATGCTCACAGCAGATCCATTTCACAGACTTCATGAAAGACTTGTGAGAATGACCATAGACAAAGCAGATATCACAATTTTATTTCTTATACGAACATTTGGAAGCGATAGACGACTCAGTTTCGATCTTAGAAAAAGAACACTTGAACTATTTAGAGATAATTTTTTACCCAGAGAAAGAGTTATTATAGTTCCTTTTGAAAATACATATCTGTTTAGTGATCATATAAATCCTGTTTTAGAGTGCTTGGCTGCACATAATTTCGGTGCTACAAAACTTGTAGTAGGACAAAATCACGGCGGAATAGGAATGTTTTATAATGATAATCAAGCAAACACGGTATTAGACAAATATGCAAAAGATCTAAATATCGATATTATCATTATGCCTGAGCTAGTTTATTGTAATCAGTGCCGCACTATAGTGAGCATTAAAACCTGCCCTCACGGACAGCATCATCATATAAAATATCATCCTCAAACTCTTAAAGAACTACTATTTGAAGGTATCATACCTCCTGCTATTCTTATGAGAAAAGAGATTTCATCTATGATTTTAAGCGAACTTTTTCCAAATAAATTTAAAAACCTACAAAAAATTTATGATGATCTGTTTCCAAATTCCGGTATATTAGAGAGTCATAGCCAAAGAGAGTTTTATGAAGAGCTTATGAGGCTCTATCAAACAACATCTTTAACTTAA
- a CDS encoding phosphatidylglycerophosphatase A, with protein sequence MQKLFLTFFYVGLMKPAPGTWGSIAGAVIAVLILKYLGAQTLFLASILLFLASINIINKYEETTKEHDQSHIVIDEVAGVWLAISISSASWLAIILSVIFFRILDITKPSIIGRVDKNVKGGLGVMGDDMIAGAFAGLMSAICYWVLLKI encoded by the coding sequence GTGCAAAAGCTATTTTTAACATTTTTTTACGTTGGACTTATGAAGCCGGCTCCAGGAACTTGGGGAAGTATAGCAGGCGCGGTTATTGCAGTTTTAATACTGAAATATTTAGGCGCACAAACTCTATTTTTAGCTTCTATTTTACTATTTTTAGCTTCTATAAATATAATAAATAAATACGAAGAAACAACCAAAGAGCACGATCAAAGCCATATAGTTATAGATGAAGTAGCAGGTGTTTGGTTAGCTATCAGCATAAGTTCTGCTAGTTGGTTGGCCATAATTTTATCGGTTATATTTTTTAGAATACTTGACATAACAAAGCCTAGCATAATAGGAAGAGTCGATAAAAACGTAAAAGGCGGTCTTGGCGTTATGGGTGATGATATGATAGCAGGAGCGTTTGCCGGATTAATGAGCGCCATTTGCTACTGGGTATTACTTAAAATCTAG